The following coding sequences are from one Homalodisca vitripennis isolate AUS2020 chromosome 7, UT_GWSS_2.1, whole genome shotgun sequence window:
- the LOC124366128 gene encoding heterogeneous nuclear ribonucleoprotein 27C isoform X10, whose protein sequence is MRVKNELDEDEQGKLFVGGLSWETTQENLQRYFSRYGEVIDCVVMKNSESGRSRGFGFVTFADPANVTLVLQNGPHQLDGRTIDPKPCNPRTLQKPKRSSSYPKVFLGGLPSNVTETDLRTYFMRFGKVMEVVIMYDQEKKKSRGFGFLSFEDEESVERCVSEHFVNLSGKQVEIKKAEPRDSSKMNDNSGANQWGPPQNASHMAMGGGMGMGTPSGQMGGPMGGMGPMGPGNMMSGYQGWGSTPQTQGYPGQWGPSNQPPMNGYGTPSGPGGYQNWGAPPGPQGQQMAPPQWGSNYPPQQTGYGSYGPNQTGYGSNWNWNVPQNGPTAQGGPPAAGAPGPQSNSYAGDMYSGGATGAAPAGPTPPAAPQKTANDYAGYGGYTGYQQDSSSYGGGRSYAGPESAQGSGGGYSKQYDCLKEPWPSS, encoded by the exons AAAACTTGCAGAGGTACTTCAGTAGATATGGTGAGGTCATCGATTGTGTGGTGATGAAGAACAGCGAGAGTGGCCGATCTAGAGGTTTTGGCTTTGTCACTTTCGCAGACCCAGCAAATGTTACCCTGGTCTTACAGAATGGGCCTCATCAACTTGATGGAAGAACG atTGATCCTAAGCCCTGTAACCCGAGGACATTGCAGAAACCTAAGCGTAGCAGCAGTTATCCAAAAGTTTTCCTTGGAGGACTTCCTTCCAATGTTACTGAAACGGATCTGAGGACATACTTTATGCGCTTTGGGAAAGTCATGGAAGTTGTGATTATGTATGATCAAGAGAAGAAAAAGTCAAGGG GCTTTGGCTTTTTGTCATTCGAAGACGAGGAATCAGTGGAGAGATGCGTTTCAGAACATTTCGTCAACCTTAGTGGCAAGCAG GTTGAGATCAAGAAAGCAGAGCCCCGAGACTCCAGCAAGATGAACGACAACTCTGGCGCCAATCAGTGGGGACCACCCCAGAACGCCAGTCACATGGCCATGGGCGGG GGCATGGGCATGGGAACTCCTAGTGGACAGATGGGCGGTCCTATGGGAGGAATGGGTCCGATGGGACCGGGCAATATGATGTCCGGTTACCAAGGATGGGGATCTACGCCACAGACCCAAGGATATCCtg GGCAATGGGGGCCCTCAAACCAACCTCCAATGAATG GGTACGGTACTCCGTCAGGTCCTGGAGGTTATCAGAACTGGGGGGCTCCACCAGGACCCCAGGGTCAGCAGATGGCACCTCCACAGTGGGGTTCCAACTATCCTCCCCAGCAAACAGGATATGGATCTTATG GACCCAACCAGACCGGGTACGGAAGTAACTGGAACTGGAATGTTCCCCAGAACGGTCCGACGGCACAAGGTGGGCCCCCCGCGGCTGGGGCACCGGGTCCTCAGAGTAATAGCTACGCAG GAGACATGTACTCAGGAGGTGCAACTGGGGCAGCCCCCGCAGGCCCCACCCCTCCTGCAGCCCCTCAGAAGACAGCCAATGACTACGCAGGCTATGGTGGATACACTGGCTATCAACAA GACTCATCAAGCTACGGTGGTGGCAGGAGCTATGCTGGTCCTGAAAGTGCTCAGGGCTCAGGAGGTGGGTACTCGAAGCAGTACGATTGTCTAAAGGAACCGTGGCCGTCCTCTTGA